The DNA window TGCTACGCCGTAAATCACACATGCGTGTGTGGTCAGGCAAAAGTAGAAAACACTTTCTCCATATCTACCGGCTACTACAGAACTTCCCCTTCAGCCACTGGAGACCTCCGGCAGTAAACAATCGAAGTGGCGGCGCTTTGCCATTGCCGCCAGCCGCGCTTTCGGACAGGCAACAATGTTCGCCGGTCTCCGGCAAGCCACCCCGCCGGAGACCGGCCCTTCCGTCACCCTTCCCCGTTCCCCACCGTAACCTTCTTCAGAAACGACAGCGTGTGCCTCGGAAAAGCCTTGTCACGGAGAATATCCTTGTGCGGCGTGTCGAGCACGACGGCCTTCCCGTCCCGGAAGCACCCGGCCACGCTCTCCGCGTCCGGGTCGTCCTCGCCGTTCACCACGAGCACGGGCCGCTTCACGCGCGCGAGGTCCGCCGGCGAATACTCGGGCACTATAACGCCCTCGATCCACGCCGCCAGCGCCTTCCTGTCCCCGCCCGATCTCTCGGCCCGGGCGCGCGCATTGCACATGCTCTTCGGGTTATCGGCGAGCATGTTCCTCGCCTTGGCCCTCCGCTCGGCCTTGTTCCACTGCCAGTACGTATCCCTCATCTGAAACCCGGCGAGGACGAGGCTTCGCGGCCCGCGAAACATAAGCGCCGTTTCGACGGCCACGCGCGCCCCCATCGAGTAACCCACGAGGTCGTAGCTTTCGAGCCCCAGGTGCCGCGCCAGCGCGTTCACGTCCCGCGCCATGGCGCGTCCGCTGTACGACAGCGGCTCGTGCGGCTTGTCGGATTCCCCGTGCCCGCGGGCGTCGAGCATAATCAGCCTCCGCCCGCACTTGTTCATGCGGTCGAATACCCCCGTTTCCACCCAGTCGAGCCTCGAGCTTCCGGTAAATCCATGGAGCATTATGAGAGGCTCTCCCTGTCCCGAATCCGTGTAGAAAAGCTCAATCCAGTCGAATGTTCTGAATTTTTCTCCCATACTGAATAGTCTACCCACGGCTTTTTCCACCGTCGGGCGCACCACGTGCGCTGGAAATCGAAGTAGCAGAGTGGTTGCCATCTCACCCGCCGCGGTTCATGTGGTTATGGCAACTTCAGCGCCACGCCGAAAATCCCTTGATATTGCAAGCCGTGTAAACGGCGCAGCAATACAGTCCCGGGCCGTCAAAATTCGCGTTAAGAAAATCGAGTGAATGAGCGTTAAAAATCCGATGTGGGGCTGTGGGCCGGTGGAGGATTTAGCGAAGGAACGATGATTTTTAGCAGAATTTTTCCCGGCCCGTGATTTTTGCTACTTTTCATCAAGGAAAAGTAGAGAACCCTTTCTCCATATCTACCAGCTACTACAGAACGTCCCCCGCAAGGCCGCCAACCCCGCAGCCTCTACCAGCTTTCGAAGTAGCAAGGCATTGCTATTATCACCAACCGCGCTTCAGATGGTTTTAGCAACTTCGGCGCTACGTCGAAAATCACATGTACGTGTGTGGTCAGTCAAAAGTAGGAAGCTTTTGCCTTTTCTGTTACCGTCCATGCAGAATGGCCGCATCCCTCCCCCAAACATGCATATTGCAGTAACCCCCGCGGCATTCTACACTTGTTGCATACTCAAACGTCTTCCAAACCCTTCACCCAAAAGGAGGTGTCCGTCATGCCGAAAAGATTGATGCTCGCAGTATTCACCATGCTTCTGCCGCTGGCCGTCGCGGGATGTGCGGCGAAAGCCGGGGGCGGCTCGCCTTCCGCCTGCGGAGGCCCCGGCGGCCCCGGATGCGCGGCGGGATACTTCTGCGACAAACCCGCCGGGACCTGCGGCGAGCCCGACACGCAAGGCACGTGCACCGAAATGAAACCGATGTGCACGCGTGACTGGCGGCCGGTTTGCGGGTGCGACGGCAGAACCTACGGCAACGACTGCACGAGGATAGCAGCCGGCGTCTCGAAGGACCACGACGGCGAATGCGCGGCGACGGACGTCGAGCCGGACGCGGAGAAGCGCGCATGCGGCGGGCCGGAGAACCTCCCATGCAAAGAAGGCGAGTTCTGCGACATGCCCGCCGGGACGTGCGGAGCGCCGGGCGAAACGGGCGTCTGCGAAGCCATAACCGAAATGTGCACCATGGAATGGAGGCCCGTCTGCGGATGCGACGGCAAGACCTATGGCAACGACTGCGGCAGGCGCGGCGCCGGGGTCTCGAAGGCCGCCGACGGCGAATGCGCCCCGGCACAATAAAGGGACCGGCTCAGATCATCGGGACCTTGAACATGTACGGCGTCATCCCGCGCGTGGCGTCGCGGAAGAACCTTATAATGTTCGTCTCGTACATGTAGAGGAAGCGGGCCAGTATCTCGAACCGCCTGGGAGTGAGCGGCGTCTTGCAGAGGATCGAGAGCTCGCCCTCCGCGACTTCACCGTAAAGCTCGGCCAGCGTCCCCTCCGGCGCACCCCTGTGGCTCAGGCGGAACTTGCACACTATCTCGTCGTTGAGGACTACCTGGATATCCTCTATCGTCAGAATAATATCTCCGAGCTGAATCTTTCTCTCGTTCATGGTCCTCGCATCCGGTTCCGCGCCCTGTCCTCGCCCCTTCATAAATTATATTGCATTCCTTGCGCAAGGTGCCTGTTTTTTTGACCATTTTATTTGTCATACTCCGCGATTCACGGCTTTCGGCCGCGCAACAGAGTTTCCCGCGGCGTTATGCGCGCCCGCGGCTAAGTGGTATAATTCCTACCTGTATTCGTAATCGCCGGACCGAAATCCCGGCCGACGGAGCTTCATGAGAAGGCCAAAACCCACGATACATCCCCTCCTGGCGGGGGCGTCCATAGTCATTATTCTCGCGGGTCTGCGCGAAATAGGCGCCGTTCTGAACATCTTTCTCGTGGCGCTTCTCCTGGCCGTAACCGTCTCGCCGCTCCTCAACTGGCTGCTGAGGCGCGGATGGCCCCGGTGGCTTTCTCTCACGATCACCATACTCGTCGTCATCATCATACTCGGCTTCGTCACGTCCCTTCTCGGCGTCGCCGTGAACAACATGGTCTCCAGGGCGGGCTTCTACCAGGACAAGGTGACGGAGCTCTACCGCGCCGGGCTCGACAGCCTCGCCGCCAGGGGTATCGAAATCACCGAAGTGCGCAAGCTCGAGGTCTTCAGCCCCAACAAGATCGTCACGTATACGACGAAATTTATCGAAAACGTGTTCTCGACGTTCGGCAACTTCTTCTTCGTCGTCCTTCTCATGGTGTTCATACTCATCGAGTTCGCCGACCTTACCCTGAAGGCCGACCGGGGGATGTTCGCGCCAAATTCGTGGCAGCGGAGGTCCGCCGACGTGACGAACGATCTCAAGAAATACGTCTCGATAAACGCCCTCACGGGCCTCATGGCGGCAGTCGCCGATTTTGTCCTCCTCCTCGTGATAGGCGTGGACTTCGCCATACTCTGGGGTTTCCTCGCGTTCCTCTTCAGCTTCATACCGAACATCGGGTTCATACTCTCCGTTATCCCCCCGGCCACGCTCGCGCTCATACAGTTCGGCTGGGTGCACTGCGTCGTAGTCGTCGTTCTCTACCTCCTGATCAACACTGTGGTGGACAACGTCGTGAAGCCCCGCTACCTCGGAAAGGAATTCAACATGTCGATACTCGTCGTCTTCCTTTCGCTGCTCTTCTGGGGATGGCTCCTCGGGGCGATAGGCGCGATCCTCGGCGTCCCGCTCACGATGATTGGCAAACGCTTGTGGGAGTTCATGAACAGCGACCTCGACGGAGGCGGCCATCATCAATCCATCGAGGCAGTCTCGAACAAGCCCGTCGCCGACCCCGCCGGAAGCAAGCAAACGTAGCGGCAGGCGCGACAGGCCGCCCTCTCTTTTGCAATTCCGGCACAACCGGGAATCCGGCGCACCACGTGCACAAATTCGACATATCCAAGGCAAGTACTACGCGAGCAGATGACTCAAACCCCCTCCTCCCCCTTCCATAAAGGGGCCTGTCGCGGCGTAGCCAGAGGCGAAGCCGGAAGGACTAAGGTGGGGGTTACATTTCTGTCATTCCTGAAACGATTCCGAGCGTGTGCAAGAACCGGACGCCCTAACCTTGAAGCGCAAACGTTTATCCGGTACCGCTCAAAACCTGCCTATACATCGGGAATCCAGCCTTTGCCTTTCATCTCCCCTTGGAAAAAGGCCTGTCGCGGCGTAGGCAGAGCCGAAGCCGGAGGGGTACGGGGGGATTTATCTTTTCCGAACGAGCGAGGAATCTACCACATGTCTGTCATTCCTGCGTAGGCAGGAACCCATTCAGTTAATCCTTGCCTTTATCTTTTCCACCTTAGGGAGAAGGGAGAGGACTGAAGGGATTTAATCTTTATAATTTGTCATTCCCAACGGTTCCTGAGTGCGTGCAAGAACCGGACGCCCCAACCTTGAAGCGCAAACGTTTATCCGGTACCGCTCAAAACCCGCCTATACATCGGGAATCCATTTCCACAAGCAAATCCATAAGAATCCTTTTCCTTTTATAATTAGCACTATATGTTACTATATAAATATAGTATACCGACTATTTGTATAGTAACTTTCAGAACTTGATTTATTACTATACAAATAGTACTATTTACACAGTCGTATAGTAACTATGGGGCAGAAAATGGTCATAAAAGACATCCTGAACGAAGAGCTAAGGAATTCCCTTCGAATGAAGGACATGTACGAAAACGAGCTCTCGAAGCTCCCGGTCGGGAGCCTCGTCGTAAGGAACATCAAAGGCAATAAGTACGCCTACAGGGTCTACAGGGACAACGGCAAATTCGTGGCCGAATACAAGGGTAGGCTGTCCGAAATATCCGAAGAAGAAATCGCGAAATGGCGCGGCGTCAAGAAAAAGCGCGCCGGCTACCGCAGCTCGTTATCACAGCTTAAAAAAGAAATCGTCTTTCTGAAAAGAGCCCTTCGTGGAAAGGAATAATTATCCGCTTTTCGAGGAAATACTGAAAAGACTCGACGAAAACGGGATTCTCGATCATGTTGTCGTAGTCGGCAGCTGGGCCATATATCTTTACACAGAATACTTTAAAAGCGCGGACTATTACTCTACGATAAGAACGAGGGACGTCGATTTTCTCATTCGGCTCCCGAATAGAATCTCATCCAAAAGAAACTTCAGCGAGATAATCGAGGATTTGGGATTCGTCGAGGAGCTCGTCGGAGATGAAGGGTATACGAGATACAGCCATCCGGATTTGATAATAGAGTTTCTGATGAAAGAAAAAGGAAGAGGATTTTCAAGACCTCCCTACATCGAGAAGCTCGGGGTGACACCGCAGCCGCTAAGGTTCCTCGATCTGCTCGAATCGGGAAGAATAGAAATCTCCTTCAATGGCATGTCGGTTCCGGTGTCCCACCCGGCTAATTTCGCCCTTCACAAACTCCTCATAGCATCCAGGAGAAATGAAAGTTATAAAAGCGAGAATGACCGCATACAAGCCTTAAAACTGATAGACCATCTCGTCGATAACGGCGAGGCCGTGTCTCTCGTCGTTCACTGCCCGCAAAATGGCGAAAAGTCGTCACAGCCGAATTGAAGGCTCTCGAACGGGATGAAATCTTCGTTCCGTAACCGGGAAATACACTGTTCTCTTCCTATCTCTCAAGCCGCACCTCACCCCACTTAAATCTTTAAAGTATTTAACTATCCACCCTCCTCCCGGACCGGCATTATAATTATGCACCCGCCATGGGGGGTATTCAGCCGGACGCGCATATTTCAATCCGGCCGCTTCCCCGCGTTCGTAGTTTATTGCAAAGGGCAATCGATCCGCGGGACACAAAAAACGGAGGCATGGCATGAGCTTTGAGGAAATCTCTCGCTTTATCTTTTCGTTACTACTGGCTTTTTTCATGGTCATGATGGCCGTGGCGGGGGGCGACAAGGCTACCGCTCAAAGCGCTACGATCACGATTAACAACTACTGCTCGGAGACTATCTACGTCGGGGCGTGGCCCGCTACGAGCATAACGTCCGTCTCCGTCGGCGGCTCGGGAGTTTCGACCCCCGGCGGATGGGAGATGGCCCGGAACGCTACGGCGACGGTAACAGTCCCCGGCAACTTCTCGGGACGGTTCTGGGGCCGGACAGGATGCAGCTTCAATTCCTCCAACACCTGCGACCCGCAGACCGTGACGGTCAACGACAACAACTACGTAATCGCCAACTGCTGCGACACGGGCGGCTGCCTCGACTCGGGCGGCAATTTCTCGCTCGACTGCGCGCAGACGGGCCTCCCCCCGTCAACCCTCGCCGAGTTCACGCTCGCCTCGGGCGGGCTCGACGCCTACGACGTCAGCATGGTCGACGGCGGCAACATCCCCGTCGAAATAATCCCCGACTCCTCGGACTATGACTGCTCGACTAACGGCAACTGCACGTTCACCGGTAACCTCCCCGGCACCGACTCGCCCGACTGTACGCAGGATTCGGACTGCTATCCGCTCTTCGGCAACGGCTACAAGTGGAAATGCAACATCCCCTCGAGCCAGCAAACCGGCCTCTGCGTAAACCCGTTCTTCTGCGGGAGCCCCGGGTGCACCGCCACGGCGGGCTGCGCCCCGAACGGCCTTAATCAATCCCTGCTCCCGGGCTCGTCCTGGGGCGGCGGCAACTTCGCCGTCTCCGAGGCCTCGTGCCCGTCGGACATGCAGCTACTCGACAACCAGAACCAGGGCTCGACATACGTCGGCTGCTTCGGCCCGCAAAAATACTGCAGGCAGTCGTGCTCCCAGGACGGCGACTGCGGCCCTCCCTACACGTTTAACTGCGGCTCCTCGGGCTACTGCGAATACCAGGACGGCACGGTCATAGGGGCCGACTGCGACTCCTCCGTAAGCGACACCACGTACGGCCAGCTCTGGGGATGCACCGGGGTCAACGCCGCGTCGTGCTTCACGGCGGGCGCGGGCAACGACTGCTGCGGATGCCCGTCGTGGGCCCCCGGATTCTCCGGGACGTCCAACGGCGCGTGCATCGGCGGCAACAACCCGGCGTGGCAGCAGAACGCCGAGCCCTCGCAGGGGATATTCAACAGCGCGAGCCCGACGGCCTACGCCTTCCCCTACGACGACTCGATCAAGCTCTTCAACTGCCAGACGGCCACGGCGGGCCAGCCGGTGAACTACACCGTCAACTTCTGCCCGAAGGACACGGACGGCGACGGCGTTCAGAACTCCGCCGATGCGGATTCGGACAACGACGGGGTGCCCGATTCGACCGAGGCCTTCCCCACGGCGGTTAACGCGGTTCCGCGTCTTACGCTCCCTCCGGACGACCCGGACGGCGACGGAATCCCGAATCATCTCGACCTCGACTCGGACAACGACGGCCTCCCCGACCACTACGAATGCGGAGGCACGGACGACGCCGACAAGGACGGCGTGGTGGACAGCTTCGCCGACTCCAACGGCGACGGCCTCGACGACGGCGCTGCGCTCACGTGCGGCGACACGGACGGCGACGGCCTTCCCGACTTCATGGATACGGATTCGGACAACGACGGCGCGCCGGACTTCGTCGAGCAGGGCGGTGTGGATTCCGACGGCGACGGCAAGCCGGATTCGACCGCCGACTCCGACCGCGACGGCCTCCTCGACATATTCGATCCCGAAACGGGCACGCCGCTCGAAATCCGGGACTCCGACGGCGACGGCAAGCCCGACCATCTCGACGCCGAGGACGACGGCGAGAACGTAGTACCGCCCGGCCCCGGGTGCAGCCTCGCCCCGGCGAGCGCAGCCGGAGCGTCCGCAGTGCAGATGCTCGTCTTTATGTCGGTACCCACGCTAATCTTCGCCCGGCGAAAATTCCGCGCCCGGACAAGCCCCGCGGATCACGATAAGCCATAGAAGAATTCAAATCACGGGGAGGAAGCGCACGCTTCCTCCCCTGCCCTTCACCCCCGCTTTCCGGCATCTTCTTCGTTTTTAATCCGTTCAGGCAGGCTCGCTCGTACATACAATAGAAGCCAGTTTTTCTGCCTAAACGGGCGCCGGTGGTCCCTCTCTCTCCGATTGTACCCCGGCGCCCGCCCCACAGCGCACCACGTGCGCAGGATATAGAAGTGGCAGCCTATTGCCAATACCGCCTTCCGCGCTCCCGGAGCCTGCGACTCCGAACGAGCAAGGAATCACCACCCTCCTGTCATTTCCTAATACTTGTACCTGCCGCGGCGAAGCCCGCAGGGCGAAGCCGGGTCGGGAATCCACTTCCACCAGCAATCCATCGAGTGTCTTTTTCTGTCATCTCGGACAACGATTCCGAGCGAGCGAGGAATCCCCACCCATCTGTCATTCCTGCAACGATTCCGAACGTGCGAGGGATCTACCTTATTATTGTCATTCCTGCGGAGGCAGGAACCCATTCAGTTTTCCGTCAGCAATCCATCAAGAATTCCTCGACTATAATATTGCAAGCTGCGTAAGCAGCGCAGCAATACCCCTCCGGGCCGTCAAAATTCGCGTTAAGAAAATCGAGTGCATGAGCGTTAAAAATCCGATGTGGGGCTGTGGGCCGGTGGAGGATTTAGCGAAGGAACGATGATTTTTAGCAGAATTTTTCCCGGCCCGTGACTTTTGCTACTTTTGGTCAGTCAAAAGTAGAAGCCTTATTCAAACGTTACCAGTTAAGTAGCAAACGTCCCCCGTCAAGCCTCCAAAACCCGCAGCCATAGAATTTTGTCATCTCGAACAAAGTGAGAGATCTATCTTTTAAAAACTGGATTCCCGATACATACACTCGGGAATGACAGAGTGGGGACCCCCAATCATAATATTGCAAGCTGCGTAAGCCGCGCAGCAATACCCCTCCGGGCCGTCAAAATTCGCGCACGCCTCGCGTGCTGGAACTCGACGTAGCTGACTTGGAAATTCATAGCACCGCCCGGTCGTCTATCCTGTTTAATCACCTGCCCTGCCCCACCGAAGACATCGAGTGGATGAGCGTTAAAAATCCGATGTGGTGTTGTGGCCAGTGGAGGATTTAGCGAAGGAACGATGATTTTGCACGCCTCGCGTGCAGGATTCCGAAGTAGCGAAGGCCTTGCTATCATCTTCTGACGCGCTTCAGGTGGTTATAGTCTCGGAACATCCTACGTCGTAAAACACACTCCGTGTGTGCTACTTTTCATCAAGGAAAAGTAGAAAACACTTGCACCGCCCTTACCAGCTACTACAGAACGTCCCCCCGCAAGGCCGCCAACCCCGCAGACTCTACCAGCTTTCGAAGTAGCAAGGCATTGCCACAATCACCAGCCGCGCTCCCAATGGTTTTGGCAACTTCGGCGCTAGAATCCTTCACCTTTACCTTAATCCTGAATCGGGTTCCCATCTTCGCTTCAGACTCCGCTAAACACGCAAAATTTCACCCCCTCTGTTGAATTACCCGGCGCAAGTTTTTAGAATAATACGCACCTTATGTACGAAACAATAAAAACCCGAATCTACGATATCATCACCCCGAATGAGACGCGCCCTTACGCGGAGCAGCTTTTCACGCTCTTTATCACCGCGCTCATCGTGTTCAACGTCGTGGCCGTCATACTCGGCACCGTTACTTCCCTGACGGATAAATACGGCCGGCACCTAAGCATCTTCAACACCGTTTCGCTGATCATATTCACCGTGGAATACATCCTCCGCGTGTGGTCGTGCACCTCCGACCCACAATATGCGTCGCCGATCACAGGGAGGTTAAAATTCATATTCTCGCCGCTCACCCTTCTCGACCTCATCGCGATCATACCGTTCGTCGCGCCTTTCGTGACGACGGCCGACCTGAGGGTGTTCAGGATTCTTCGGATTCTTACCATCTTCAAGCTCACGCGCTACTCGGCCGAGTTCAGTATATTTGCCAAGGTGCTTAGCTCGAAGAAGACCGAGATAATAATGTCGGCCATCGCCGTCGTGCTGCTCCTAGTCCTGTCGTCGACGCTCATGTACTTCGCCGAGCACAAAATGCAGCCCCACGCGTTCAGCAACATCCCCGACGCCATGTGGTGGGCGGTCGTGACGCTGAGCACGGTCGGCTACGGCGACATACTGCCGCACACGCCCGCGGGCAAGGTGATAGCCTCGTGCGTATCCATGCTCGGGATCGCCATCTTCGCCATACCCGCCGGCATCATAGCCTCGGGATTCGTCGAGGAGATGAAGAAGAGAGAAGTGACGACGACAGTCTGCCCCCACTGTGGGCAAGACATCACCCGGCATCCGTCACAGCCCGCCCCTGCCCCGCCCCCGCCCGGGCCGCCCTCCGGCCCCGCCGACTAACACGCAGGCCACGCCCGGCGCACCACGTGCGGCGGAATTCGAAGTAGCAGACTCGTTGTCATTTTCTTCGAACGCGCTCCAGTCAGTTTAGCAACTTCCGCACTACGTCGAAAATCTCATAATATTGCAAGCTGCATAAGCAGCGCAGCAATACACTTCCGGGCCGTGCGGACTGTGTCCGCAGACAATCGAAGTGGCAGCGCTCTGCCTTTGACACCAGCCGCGCTTCAGATGGTCTCGGCACCTCCCGCGCTATGCCGAAAAAGACACTACGTGTCCCCGGCCCGGCGGCTCGCAGCCGCACGCAATCGAAGTAGCCACCTTCCGCTATAACCTCCAAACGCGCTTCCGATGCATATGCCTCTGAATGTGATTCGTCGAAAATCACACGTACGTGTGTACTTTTGGTCAGTCAAAAGTAGAAAGCCTTATACCGACCTTACCAGTTAAGTATAAAACTTCCCCTTCAGCCACTGGAGACCCCCGGCAGTAAACAATCGAAGTAGCAGCGCTCTGCCATTGCCACCAGCCGCGCTTCCCGAGCTTGAGTCTCCAGCTTCACTCAAGCTACAC is part of the Thermodesulfobacteriota bacterium genome and encodes:
- a CDS encoding alpha/beta fold hydrolase, with amino-acid sequence MGEKFRTFDWIELFYTDSGQGEPLIMLHGFTGSSRLDWVETGVFDRMNKCGRRLIMLDARGHGESDKPHEPLSYSGRAMARDVNALARHLGLESYDLVGYSMGARVAVETALMFRGPRSLVLAGFQMRDTYWQWNKAERRAKARNMLADNPKSMCNARARAERSGGDRKALAAWIEGVIVPEYSPADLARVKRPVLVVNGEDDPDAESVAGCFRDGKAVVLDTPHKDILRDKAFPRHTLSFLKKVTVGNGEG
- a CDS encoding Kazal-type serine protease inhibitor domain-containing protein, whose protein sequence is MPKRLMLAVFTMLLPLAVAGCAAKAGGGSPSACGGPGGPGCAAGYFCDKPAGTCGEPDTQGTCTEMKPMCTRDWRPVCGCDGRTYGNDCTRIAAGVSKDHDGECAATDVEPDAEKRACGGPENLPCKEGEFCDMPAGTCGAPGETGVCEAITEMCTMEWRPVCGCDGKTYGNDCGRRGAGVSKAADGECAPAQ
- a CDS encoding AI-2E family transporter, translated to MRRPKPTIHPLLAGASIVIILAGLREIGAVLNIFLVALLLAVTVSPLLNWLLRRGWPRWLSLTITILVVIIILGFVTSLLGVAVNNMVSRAGFYQDKVTELYRAGLDSLAARGIEITEVRKLEVFSPNKIVTYTTKFIENVFSTFGNFFFVVLLMVFILIEFADLTLKADRGMFAPNSWQRRSADVTNDLKKYVSINALTGLMAAVADFVLLLVIGVDFAILWGFLAFLFSFIPNIGFILSVIPPATLALIQFGWVHCVVVVVLYLLINTVVDNVVKPRYLGKEFNMSILVVFLSLLFWGWLLGAIGAILGVPLTMIGKRLWEFMNSDLDGGGHHQSIEAVSNKPVADPAGSKQT
- a CDS encoding GSU2403 family nucleotidyltransferase fold protein, which produces MERNNYPLFEEILKRLDENGILDHVVVVGSWAIYLYTEYFKSADYYSTIRTRDVDFLIRLPNRISSKRNFSEIIEDLGFVEELVGDEGYTRYSHPDLIIEFLMKEKGRGFSRPPYIEKLGVTPQPLRFLDLLESGRIEISFNGMSVPVSHPANFALHKLLIASRRNESYKSENDRIQALKLIDHLVDNGEAVSLVVHCPQNGEKSSQPN
- a CDS encoding thaumatin family protein — its product is MSFEEISRFIFSLLLAFFMVMMAVAGGDKATAQSATITINNYCSETIYVGAWPATSITSVSVGGSGVSTPGGWEMARNATATVTVPGNFSGRFWGRTGCSFNSSNTCDPQTVTVNDNNYVIANCCDTGGCLDSGGNFSLDCAQTGLPPSTLAEFTLASGGLDAYDVSMVDGGNIPVEIIPDSSDYDCSTNGNCTFTGNLPGTDSPDCTQDSDCYPLFGNGYKWKCNIPSSQQTGLCVNPFFCGSPGCTATAGCAPNGLNQSLLPGSSWGGGNFAVSEASCPSDMQLLDNQNQGSTYVGCFGPQKYCRQSCSQDGDCGPPYTFNCGSSGYCEYQDGTVIGADCDSSVSDTTYGQLWGCTGVNAASCFTAGAGNDCCGCPSWAPGFSGTSNGACIGGNNPAWQQNAEPSQGIFNSASPTAYAFPYDDSIKLFNCQTATAGQPVNYTVNFCPKDTDGDGVQNSADADSDNDGVPDSTEAFPTAVNAVPRLTLPPDDPDGDGIPNHLDLDSDNDGLPDHYECGGTDDADKDGVVDSFADSNGDGLDDGAALTCGDTDGDGLPDFMDTDSDNDGAPDFVEQGGVDSDGDGKPDSTADSDRDGLLDIFDPETGTPLEIRDSDGDGKPDHLDAEDDGENVVPPGPGCSLAPASAAGASAVQMLVFMSVPTLIFARRKFRARTSPADHDKP
- a CDS encoding ion transporter, producing the protein MYETIKTRIYDIITPNETRPYAEQLFTLFITALIVFNVVAVILGTVTSLTDKYGRHLSIFNTVSLIIFTVEYILRVWSCTSDPQYASPITGRLKFIFSPLTLLDLIAIIPFVAPFVTTADLRVFRILRILTIFKLTRYSAEFSIFAKVLSSKKTEIIMSAIAVVLLLVLSSTLMYFAEHKMQPHAFSNIPDAMWWAVVTLSTVGYGDILPHTPAGKVIASCVSMLGIAIFAIPAGIIASGFVEEMKKREVTTTVCPHCGQDITRHPSQPAPAPPPPGPPSGPAD